A genome region from Stenotrophomonas maltophilia includes the following:
- the rho gene encoding transcription termination factor Rho, producing MSDNTSETGSADAPAEKRVRKPRVSKAAAPAAAETSAAPAQPTLPLAAAPEAPAPASAPSAPAAEAPASSGGGEGGEGRESGQPRQQNHQGGGQNQGQNPYNQNGQQGQGQGQGNRRDRFRNRRDRDRNNNRFRDDGLPNDGGEQQPFVPRPHANVPEGFPVYSLSDLKRMPAQKLLEIAEQLQISEGVARARKQDVIFALLKVLTRHGDGVAADGVLEILPDGFGFLRAAEASYLAGPDDTYISPSQIRRFNLRTGDHISGRIRFPKDGERYFALNIVDTINGEPIEASKNKVLFENLTALFPRRRFTLERGNGSSEDITGRILDLMAPQGKGQRSLIVSQPKAGKTMMMQQVATAITTNHPDVHLIVLLIDERPEEVTEMQRTVRGEVISSTFDEPAARHVQVAEMVIERAKRLVEHKKDVVILLDSITRLARAYNNVVPSSGKVLTGGVDANALHRPKRFFGAARNVEEGGSLTIIATALVDTGSKMDEVIYEEFKGTGNSEVHLSRRIAEKRVFPAIDINRSGTRREDLLIEPELLQKIWILRKLLHPMDEMAAMEFLLDKMKNTKSNDEFFGSMKR from the coding sequence TTGTCCGATAACACTTCCGAAACCGGCAGCGCTGATGCGCCCGCCGAAAAGCGCGTGCGCAAGCCCCGCGTGAGCAAGGCCGCCGCCCCGGCAGCCGCCGAAACCAGCGCCGCTCCGGCGCAGCCGACCCTGCCGCTGGCCGCCGCGCCCGAGGCACCGGCCCCCGCCTCCGCACCGAGCGCACCCGCCGCCGAGGCTCCTGCCAGCAGTGGCGGTGGCGAAGGCGGTGAGGGTCGCGAATCCGGCCAGCCGCGGCAGCAGAACCACCAGGGGGGTGGCCAGAACCAGGGCCAGAACCCGTACAACCAGAACGGCCAGCAGGGCCAGGGGCAAGGCCAGGGCAACCGCCGTGACCGTTTCCGCAACCGCCGCGACCGTGACCGCAACAACAACCGCTTCCGCGACGACGGCCTGCCCAACGACGGCGGCGAGCAGCAGCCCTTCGTGCCGCGCCCGCATGCGAACGTGCCGGAAGGCTTCCCGGTTTATTCGCTGAGCGACCTCAAGCGCATGCCGGCACAGAAGCTGCTGGAAATCGCCGAGCAGCTGCAGATCTCCGAAGGCGTGGCCCGCGCCCGCAAGCAGGACGTGATCTTCGCCCTGCTGAAGGTGCTGACCCGCCATGGTGACGGCGTCGCCGCCGACGGCGTGCTGGAAATCCTGCCGGACGGCTTCGGCTTCCTGCGCGCGGCCGAAGCCAGCTACCTGGCCGGCCCGGACGATACCTACATCTCGCCCAGCCAGATCCGCCGCTTCAACCTGCGCACCGGCGACCACATCTCTGGCCGCATCCGCTTCCCGAAGGACGGCGAGCGCTACTTCGCGCTGAACATCGTCGACACCATCAACGGCGAGCCGATCGAAGCGTCGAAGAACAAGGTGCTGTTCGAGAACCTGACCGCACTGTTCCCGCGCCGCCGCTTCACCCTGGAGCGTGGCAACGGTTCGTCGGAAGACATCACCGGCCGCATCCTCGACCTGATGGCACCGCAGGGCAAGGGCCAGCGCTCGCTCATCGTGTCCCAGCCGAAGGCGGGCAAGACGATGATGATGCAGCAGGTCGCCACCGCCATCACCACCAACCATCCGGACGTGCACCTGATCGTGCTGCTGATCGACGAGCGCCCGGAAGAAGTGACCGAAATGCAGCGCACCGTGCGCGGCGAGGTCATCAGCTCGACCTTCGACGAGCCGGCCGCGCGCCACGTGCAGGTGGCCGAAATGGTCATCGAGCGTGCCAAGCGCCTGGTCGAGCACAAGAAGGACGTGGTGATCCTGCTGGACTCGATCACCCGCCTGGCCCGCGCCTACAACAACGTGGTGCCGAGCTCGGGCAAGGTGCTGACCGGTGGTGTGGACGCCAACGCCCTGCACCGCCCGAAGCGCTTCTTCGGTGCCGCGCGCAACGTGGAAGAAGGCGGCAGCCTGACCATCATCGCCACCGCGCTGGTCGACACCGGCTCGAAGATGGACGAAGTGATCTACGAAGAGTTCAAGGGCACCGGCAACAGCGAAGTGCACCTGAGCCGTCGTATCGCTGAAAAGCGTGTGTTCCCGGCCATCGACATCAACCGTTCGGGCACCCGCCGCGAAGACCTGCTGATCGAACCGGAACTGCTGCAGAAGATCTGGATCCTGCGCAAGCTGCTGCATCCGATGGATGAAATGGCCGCGATGGAATTCCTGCTCGACAAGATGAAGAACACCAAGTCCAACGACGAGTTCTTCGGTTCGATGAAGCGCTGA